GAAGTGCAGTTGCAGAAAACACATTTATCATTCTTAAAGGGTCGATTCATTTAATTTTCACTAAGCTTGTAACATTTTTGCTGTAGGTGCAAGTGAAATCTCAATCACAGAATCGTTACAATATAACCTCAGTGATATTCAAGCTGCCACGAACAACTTTGCTGTTGGAAACAGAATTGGAGAAGGTGGATTTGGACCTGTATACAGGGTACATTAAGTTTAAGCCATTTTCAAGTATGCTGAAAATTTATGAATATGATcgttgtaaatcaaaattttgcttatactttgtTAATTTGCAATCAGGGTACACTTCATAATGGACAAGAGATAGCAGTGAAAAGGCTATCAAGAAGCTCAGCTCAAGGTACAGAAGAATTTAAAAACGAAATTGCCCTGGTTGCTAAGCTTCAACACAGAAACTTGGTCCGACTACTTGGTTTTTGCTTGGAAGGAGATGAAAGAATACTCATCTATGAATTTGTGACCAACAAAAGCCTTGACTACTTTCTCTTTGGTTAGGTTCCAGTCAAACACCCTTGATTTATTTTGGGATTGAttgtccattcttttttggAAATTAACTTTTGTGGTTAAAGAAACTAACAAGACTTGCCATGTTTGATGATTGTATAGACCCAGAAAAGCAACCATTGTTGGACTGGTCAAGACGATACAAGATCATAGGAGGAATAGCAAGAGGACTTCTTTATCTTCATGAAGATTCTCGACTTAGGATTATACATCGTGATCTTAAAGCCAGTAACGTATTAGTTGACAGAAATATGAATCCAAAGATCGCTGATTTTGGCATGGCAAGGCTCTTTGGAGTTGATCAATCTGAAGGAAACACAAGTAAAATCGCAGGGACATAGTAAGTTCTGCACCCTCATCTTGTTATCTACATGGTTATATGATTGTAATAATACAATGATCCCACTATCTTTAAAACTGTAATATTTAATTACGTTCTCtacattttgtcatcatcaGTTTTGAAATTTCCTAATTGCTGAATCCTGAAGTGTATTACAAATGGTTCTAATTTGTAGTGGTTACATGGCTCCTGAGTACGCATTGCACGGCTTGTTCTCTGTAAAATCAGACGTGTTCAGTTTTGGAGTTCTAATTTTAGAAATTCTAAGTGGCAAGAAGAACAGTCAGTTCAACCAAGCTCATGGAGGAGATGACCTTCTAAGCTATGTGAGTGCAAAATAAACATCTCATTTTGAATACATTTTGAATGAGACAATTTATTCGACTATCATCACTTGCAATATATGTTGCAGGCTTGGAGGCAATGGAGGGATGGAACACCATTAGCATTGGTAGATCCAGCAATCGGTGATACTTATTCAAGAAATGAAGTTATTCAAAGCATCCATGTTGGCTTGCTATGCGTTCAAGACGAAATTGAACAAAGGCCAACCATGGCTTCAATAGTTCTCATGCTCAATAGTAACTCTATAACGTTGCCTGCACCTAATCCGCCTGCATATTTTGGTCGTAGTAGAACACAAAGCTCACCTAACGATTTACCAGTATCTGATACATCCACCGGCACCAAGTCACCACCAAACCCGTCTATCAACGGAGTTTCAATCACTGAGTTAGATCCTAGATAAACAACAACAGAATTATAGACATTTCTAATCATGACGACTAGTTGCATTGGCAAAATTTATCAAGATTTTGTAAGTTCATATTTGAATTTATTGTTTTGTACTTAGCAGGTCTTTATCTGAATTCTAGTACATAAAGGTCATGAATTTTGCATCCAAGAGGTCTAATAGGTTAGTGGCATTCTTCACTTTCGGTGCTTTAAGCATTTACTTGCAATTAGTGATCAAGTGCTCTAGACAATGGTATTGAAAGATTGGAAGACAGCATTATTGTTGCATTTGTCTCCTTATTGATTATTACTAAGTTGATGCTATGCCGTGTGCTAATTTTCAAAGAATAAAAAGACGACAGATAAAATGTCCATGACTAAGAGAGGTGAATGAAATATTCGGTACAAAGTACAAATGCACATGTAAAAGAGATATTTGTGGCAAATACAAAGTCGAATAGACTTTAACGGGTGTTAAAAGAAACAAGTTTTCAATAGGCTGTTAACAAAAGATACACATTAATAGATGACACGGAGATATAGGCATTTGAAGGACAACAAATTAGCATTATACCTCCAGAAAGAAGTAACGAAGTTCAGGTCAGTGTAACAAAAGAACGCGAGCGATTTTTCAATTGTAAATTACTACTAACACTATCTAATACCTGCATGATTGGATTCGTATTCGAGCCTCCTCCAGAAGCGAAAGATATGTCACACAAATTAACACTATCTGAGGTAACATGCTCAGATTCACTATTAAGTGAACAATTTCTATCATCACCTAAACAAGCAGAAGTCAGAACATAATGATTTGTATCATCACCTAAACAAACActagtgtgaggacttgcaaattccttatatatttcttgaaaatttccttttatttgaaaattatttgaaaaatattattctataccatcttactactcaatcaccctagaaaaaaagtgccaatgatcataggaaattagggttttcctttccgatttcaattcgaagtgaaataggattttttcgtatatccgtagtgtaattattcggtatggagtaaggatcaaatttggtgcttaagagtgacttttaggtgagaaataatatgtgattagaagctatgatataaagttagtgaataggaagtaaaaaccctagtacgtgtaatTTAAGGAAAACGGTTAGAACTGacgtgtaccgttcgttaccgagtgagtgcaccgattaaaccctactttatttctttaatcttctcattttattttgactAATTAGCCCTCAAAATATCTTATACATGAGTCACCATGGTGggccaaaggaagaaggaagaaaactctagaAAGGACACATGTCAAGCCCATATTGGAAGGAGCTTTGACTAATTTGTATCAaccatcataaaacaagaatttaaccaaatcttctccatttcttcaccacCTTGGccgaaaatagagagagaaaaaggggagagaaacttcatcttcatcaactaAATTTCTTGCTTAATCGTAAATTCCAACCATAAATCTTGTGAATCACTTCACAAAAACTACTCTTTAGGGAGGATTAGAGCTTTGTATGgcaagattttgaaggaaaggtTGTGGTCTTCTCCTACAAGCATCCTAGGAAGGTATCATGGCTTttcacccttttctttttcccaattttggttaaataaggctagaagcttttaattttgagttacaacggttaattagtgagttttgtTGGAGTTGGGGGGATGAttagctagggtttcattttcagctttgattatgaTCATATATCCTTTAATTGATGTTATGAAGTTGCTAGTTGGAGGTTTTGATGATTTAAACCTAACAAACAAGAAATTCTAGCAACAAAGTTCTAATTCCAGGTTTAAATTCTCACAAAACAccattctgcccgtttttgttTCATCATGATAGAGGCAGAATTAGACTTTGTATAacacatgaaagttgtagacaatgatgatttataggtgcctacaaaatttcagctcaatcggagtaacgtagcctgtaaaaagactgaaatacccctgcttccctgtatttatccgaaactgataatcagcttctgtaattggatattttgaccaggaatactactgatttggttgttgatgtcttcttaagacttatatccttatatcttagctttcaaatggctttggaatcacttgaattggagttgtaggtgttgagatatgactgaataaGTCAGGAATGCTGCAGTACActttgaactggaaaatctggggttgttttggtaaatttgacctagatacattgtaaactggactgagtagccttcatcaaagttgtagctctctgccttagcttcgaaacggtataaattttacccaatccaataagcgtagttttgGTTGTGCCCGTTACGCTAAGCGACGGCAAATCTGTATTTTGTTTTATAGTTTAAagtttatttccggtcattttcctcgTTAAATCTTGCACTTTAATgaatttgagcctattgaacggctgttatgatgaatttatattgtgtatgactttgggattgattgaggaaaataatgaagccataaatggccgaaaaatagataaatataaagggcatgctgcccaaatttacactgaGGATTAGGTAATGATTTGAGAGTgaataccatatgaaccatctaggatatttgcgttttcttttatcgaggtatataagttagaaatCGGCCGAAACTTTTATCCTTGAGAAAAAAGTGAaattacgactaatagaaatacgttttctttgctagtttgactcaaatagcgattttaaagttttacaagtgagcataagttttacaaatattttacttatgttctttggtttaaatgtatccttttcactaccaaaaccatatttatactttgtactagtacgtattcgaattttctttgaatcacttacatctttgaagGTTGAAgtataatgtgttcttttgattatattaggattccttggtgattgagggtgttatccggaaggatattttgggacgttattttgcgtaaataggtgagtgttccttgtttgttatattttcattgactatgtggtttgttcttgattatatgacttgttatgaatgaatgataacatgttaaatgttttcaatgattgcttaaaatgagttttctaggcgagtgtgtactttatcgcactcgacctaaatgaatgtgaaattttcaatgattaaatgattaaatgctagttgcacATGAATGTAAACCGTtcggctgaactgggcccttgcccttcgttgctgatcgactcgagccagaagcggactcggtcgggcgatttagtgaccctgggtgaacgtttggtatactcgagtattaccttgttgtcgggtggagtttGGCCAACGTCcagaagggggtgaatgaaatgaacgaacgaatgtcaatacaaatgagggttttacttacaaaaatgcatttttaaatgattggaggaataaggggaatgacaggagaatgaatgaacgaaggaacgaatgaatggctccctgcgagccgtatccttttaatgaatgtgttagtaTTGCTTTTCATTGTAATTGTTTCGTGAATGACTGATTATTGATGGGtaatgcattgaacttattgtttgattatgtgttcggaacctcactgagcttttagctcatccctctagttttgtttttcttaacaggggtAGGCGAGCAAGGATGAGAGCTCGGTATAGACTAACTTAGACTAGTTTCAGCTTTTGGTAATGGTACTCGCCTTAGTGCtcggcacgggttggatgtatggtgaattgagaatcttttatatttgaaaattgtagcaatgtacataagtttcactttaagttttggattgttatttcatttgatcttgtggttgtatttcggatttgattgagattcgaatgagtcccggcgagagttgggcaggcgactcaccgaaccctggggtacgccctaggagaaggtggggccgtcacaggtggtatcagagcctgcttcgcatggtctctgcgcggagtgagcctggactaagtggtgaataagtatgaaggactaagtgctcgtttgagcataagttatgaatcatgatttgttataggccttaaatgtttcttatgatatttgaggacaatagataggtacgtcaggtaggaatcttgattgtagatagtttactcttgggactggcctgctcgagatgtgaattatcttatttcggattctcgtgcccggtactccagagttgaggcgatgctagttactaggtacttgagacttgtattttggaacatgaacaggctttgttcgGCTAGAATGAGTATAAGAGGTTAACGCACATCTAGTAAATGGGAAGTGGCGTGAGAGATCGGATGGGGGCTATGTTAACCAAGTGTGAAACGACTTCTCGTGTTATCTTCTTGTTTTGTCTTTGTACTGCTACCGTGTGTATATGGCTTGTGGCATGATAATATCCACATGTATAGTACTTGTTGCATTTGATCTTGTCTACTTGACATGTTTCTTTGTGAACTTGGTGTGGTAAATATTGCCGTTCTAGTCAATTTACTTTGTTACATACTAaatcatttttgaaaaaaaaaaaaaagaatggaggggatacgtagtcgtggacgtggagctagtcgtggccgtggggctaggcaagctcaagaaccgatagaagaaagagaaacagtggccgagcaagaacatGGACCAAGGGTTAAGGCCagagatcaaatggcgacggcgatgcaacaaatgacaaatatcctaacacgactggtagatcaacaaggtcaaatgccagtgaatcaaccccggaatcctgagataagagaagatcgggctcttgagaggtttcagaagtttgctcctccgaaattccttggagggtctgatccggatatagctgagcagtggttggaggcaatgattaatatcttcgcggctttgaattacacggagcaaagacaagtgaactttgcagtgttccaatttgaaggaccagcccgagcatggtggaatgtgattaaagcaaactgggaaagagaacagactgcatgGACATGGGCAAACTTcctaagagaatttaacgagaagtacctcctacctttagtccaagaaaggagagaggatgaGTTCATTGGGCTACGTCAGGGAACCCAAAGTGTGAcagaatatgaaacaaaattcacAAACTGTCCAAGTTTGCTACTGAATTTGTGACCACGGAACagagaagagtgagacggtttatacagggtttgaatttggaaattcaagaagctctAGCGGCGGTGCAAGTTAACACTTTTACGCAGGCTCTTGAAAAAGTTCAACGAattgagaatgcaaaggcacaagtaaaagcctcccaaactcggaaaagaggtgcatCCGGTAATGTATCTGAGGAACTGAGTGAATTGATAGCACCTCCTAAAGTGCAAAAGGTGAACTTTTTACCCCACCCACCATGGACCTTAGGGGCATTAgatgaacgatctacaaaagTAAGTCAAGTAGGCCACGGGGAGATTTCtcaaaaaagccaacaagtggcttcttccttgacttgtggctactgtggaaaggccaatcacactgagagtgattgttggaggaaatgGCGGAAGTCATTGATTTGCGGAAGTGGTGACCACCAGGTTAGCAACTGTTCGAGAAAACGGTCACGTGAAAGTAGTACTCAGCAACTGGACGGCACTAAACCAAAATCAGCAAATGAAAaagggaaccgaacaaaagtaccggcaagggaatatgccttagacaaccaacaagctcctgagccatctgaaggtaaaaatttcgaggacgaaatttcttatgggggagagagtgtgaggacttgcaaattccttatatatttcttgaaaatttccttttatttgaaaattatttggaaaatattattctataccatcttactactcaatcaccctagaaaaaaagtgccaatgatcataggaaattagggttttcctttccgatttcaattcgaagtgaaatagggttttttcGTGTATCTGTAGTGTAATTATtaggtatggagtaaggatcaaatttggtgcttaagagtgacttttaggtgagaaataatatgtgattagaagctacgatataaagttagtgaataggaagtaaaaaccctactACGTGTAATTTAAGGAAAACGGTTAGAACTGACGTGTACCGTTCCTTATCGAGTGAGTGCACCGATTAAACCctactttatttctttaatctCCTCATTTTATTTTGACTAATTAGCCCTCAAAATATCTTATACATGAGTCACCATGGTGggccaaaggaagaaggaagaaaactctagaAATGACACATGTCAAGCCCATATTGGAAGGAGCTTTGACTAATTTGTATCAaccatcataaaacaagaatttaaccaaatcttctccatttcttcaccacCTTGGccgaaaatagagagagaaaaaggggagagaaacttcatcttcatcaactaAATTTCTTGCTTAATCTTAAACTCCAACCATAAATCTTGTGAATCACTTCACAAAAACTACTCTTTATGGAGGATTAGAACTTTGTATGgcaagattttgaaggaaaggtTGTGGTCTTCTCCTACAAGCATCCTAGGAAGGTATCATGGCTTTTCACCCTTTTCTTTATCCCAATTTTGGTTAAATATGGCAAGaagcttttaattttgagttacaacggttaattagtgagttttgtTGGAGTTGGGGGGATGAttagctagggtttcattttcagctttgattatgaTCATATATCCTTTAATTGATGTTATGAAGTTGCTAGTTGGAGGTTTTGATGATTTAAACCTAACAAACAAGAAATTCTAGCAACAAAGTTCTAATTCCAGGTTTAAATTCTCACAAAACAccattctgcccgtttttgtttcatcatgatagaggccgaattagattTCGTATAATACATGAAAGATGTAGATAATGATGATTTATAGGTGCCTAAAAaagttcagctcaatcggagcaacgtaacctgtgaaaagatcgaaatacccctgcttcccTGTATTTATctgaaactgataatcagcttctgtaattggatgttttgaccaggaatactactgatttggttttcgatgtcttcttaagacttatagccttatatcttagctttcaaatggcttagaatcacttgaattggagttgtaggtgttgagatatgactgaataaGTCAGGACTGCTGTAGTACActttgaactggaaaatctggggttgttttggtaaatttgacctagatataTTGTAAACTGGACTGATTatccttcatcaaagttgtagctctctgcctttgcttcgaaacggtataaattttaccccaatccgataagcgtagctttggttgtgccTGTTACGCTAAGCGacagcaaatctgtcttttgttttatagcTTAAagtttatttccggtcattttcctcgTTAAATCTTGCACTttaatgactttgagcctattgaacggctgttatgatgaatttatattgtgtatgactttggaattgattgaggaaaataatgaaaccataaatggccgaaaaatagataaatataaagggcatgctgcccaaatttacactcgagaattaggtaacgatttgagagtgaataccatatgaaccatctaggatatttgcgtttTCTTTCATCgagatatataagttagaaATCGGCCGAAACTTTTACCCTTGAGAAAAAAGTGAaattacgactaatagaaatacgttttctttgctaGTTCGACTCAAATAgtgattttaaagttttacaagtgagtataagttttataaatattttacttatgtcctttggtttaaatgtatccttttcaataccaaaaccatatttatactttgtactagtacgtattcgaattttctttgaatcacttacatctttgaagGTTGAAatataatgtgttcttttgattatattaggattTCTTGGtaattgagggtgttatccggaaggatattttgggacgttattttgcgtaaataggtgagtgtttcttgtttgttatattttcattgactatgtggtttgttcttgattatattacttgttatgaatgaatgataacatgttaaatgttttcaatgattgcttaaaatgagttttctaagcgagtgtgtactttatcgcactagacCTAAATgtatgtgaaattttcaatgattaaatgattaaatgctagttgcgcatgaatgtaagctgtttggctgaactgggcccttgcccttcgttgctgattgactcgagccagaagcggattcgatCGGGCGAGTTAGTGActctgggtgaacgtttggaatactcgagtattaccttgttgtcgggtggagcctggccaacgtccagaaGGGGgagaatgaaatgaacgaacgaatgtcaatacaaacgagggttttacttacaaaaatgcatttttaaatgattggaggaataaggggaatgacaggagaatgaatgaatgaacgaacgagtGAATGGCTCTCTGcgagccgtatccttttcatgaatgtgttAGTATTGCTTTCCATTATAATTGTTTTTTCAATGACTGATTATTGATGGGtaatgcattgaacttattgtttgattatttgttcggaacctcactaagcttttagctcattcctttagttttattttccttaacagggggaggCGAGTAAAGATGAGAGCTCGGTATAGACTAGCTTAGACTAGTTTCAGCTTTTGGTAATGATTCTCGCCTTAGTGCTCGGCACAGGTttggatgtatggtgaattgagaatttttttatatttgaaaattgtagcaatgtacataagtttcactttaagttttggattattatttcatttgatcttgtggttgtatttcggatttgattgaggttcgaatgagtcccggcgagagttgggcaggcaactcgccgaaccctggggtacgccctaggagaaggtggggccgtcacaggtggtatcagagcctgtttcgcatggtctctgcgcggagtgagcctggactaagtggtgaataagtatgaaggactaagtgctcgtttgagcataagttatgaatcatgatttgttataggccttaaatgtttCTTATGATATTAGAGGAcaatagataggtacgtcaggtaggaatcttgattgtagatagtttactctttgaactggccagctcgagatgtgaattatcttatttcggattctcgtgcccgagtactccagaattgaggcgatgctagtcactaggtacttgagacttgtattttggaacatgaacaggctttgttcgGCTAGAATGAGTATAAGAGGTTAACGGACATCTAGTGAATAGGAAGTGGcgtgagagatcggacggggGCTATGTTAACCAAGTGTGAAACGACTTATCGTGTTATCTTCTTGTTTTGTCTTTGTACTGCTACCGTGTGTATTTGGCTTGTGGCATGATAATATCCACATGTATAGTACTTGTTGCATTTTATCTTGTCTACTTGATATGTTTCTTTGTGAATTTGGTGTGGTAAATATTGCCGTTCTAGTCAATTTACTTTGTTACATACTAaatcatttttgaaaaaaaaaaaaataatggaggggagacgtattcgtggacgtggagctagtcgtggccgtggggctaggcaagctcaagaaccgagagaagaaagagaaacagtggccgagcaagaatatggaccgagggttgaggccggagatcaaatggcgacggcgatgcaacaaatgacaaatatcctagcacgactggtagatcaacaagcaaatgccagtgaatcaaccccggaatcctgagataagagaagatcgggctcttagaggtttcagaagtttgctcctccgaaattccttggagggtctgatccggatatagctgagtcgaggttggaggcaatgattaatattttcgcgactttgaattacacggagcaaagacaagtgaactttgcagggTTCCAATTTGAAAGACCAGCCCGAGtatggtggaatgtgattaaagcaaactgggaaagagaacagactgcatggtcattgtcgcgccccattttttagaagaaaaataaattgtttaaaaagtgaaattttatttgaaaaaatgaatCTTGATTTACAAAGAGAATGAaaaaaacatgggtctaaatgggacttgaaactgcgacgatttgacccaaaatatagtttaaaaagggttttgaaataaaaattggagtcgccacttggtattgagttaaggtgtaccaagtcaccaaaaatgagtttttaaaggaaaaagtagaaaaaccccttttaaacaactcctagtccacgtaaaccaacgaaaaaggttcgggagtcacatttgacgaaggggaaggcaaggacaaaaatccaaggcaccccttcgacctaaccaaggctagttgcgtgatttagtcaaagattttcttgttttaaccaaagaatttatcacatttggatgtactatattaatgcaaaacctagacctagggggacattgggggcaaaatttctcttcaaagcttgagtggtgccaatcacattagttgtgatgcccaatagtgactctttggagaggtcacgaataatgcaaaaatatgagactctaagaagaggaaaagaataaaataattatagaaatatacatgtcttaaaggaatgcatcatgtcgggtacgggggactaatgttcgtgactcaattttccctttaatagagggaatacgagcgtgctaaggctaaaaaaccaaactcgtccatatcccatatccaagggggtccctaatctaatcaagcaaatgcactaccctaatcctatttctagaatgaaatgcaattctaatgtcaTGTATCATGCATGggggtatatatatagggaaattagggataagggttatacgtataaggggaatatcatacaaaatgataaaaggccctaaaaagtgaaaatatgcatgaaatgaagtGTTTTTATCATGCAATAATGATCTAATGCGCGAAGGGCCCTAatggtctagcgttggactagtccttcactaacgctctctcacaagcattggacttgcaagagctcgaggggacaatcatgactagcattggactagccacgattacgtgcatttgcatccatcatacacatatataagtaatgtgcataattaaagcaagtagacatgtgagcacgtaattcacataacacataacacataagcatgcatatctagatgccaacccctaagaaagcgattaaacatatagcacatagacatgca
This portion of the Coffea eugenioides isolate CCC68of chromosome 11, Ceug_1.0, whole genome shotgun sequence genome encodes:
- the LOC113751966 gene encoding putative receptor-like protein kinase At4g00960, which codes for MISRSILFSCFLLICLISFNTGLINCAKPDYWCVNTTYNPNTTAGSTYAENLNFLLSTLSSNASLASRNGFYNFTAGHDPSNMVYGLFLCRGDVNPDVCGQCVANGRGEILKTCSNQKTAFMSYDDCLLRYSNESMFSSADQGVMFSARNTQNATDPDKFNQVLNDMLTEIASQAANDRSGKKFSIKEEDYSTFQRRLYALGQCTPDLTRLDCENCLSNAISQLPRYCPNSLGCRITYFSCNIRYDVNKFYNSTNPAPEPAPNLGPPPSPPSNSTGSEEGGGISTQTIVAIVVPISLAIALLVVGFCIARRPRKPYYAISETSGASEISITESLQYNLSDIQAATNNFAVGNRIGEGGFGPVYRGTLHNGQEIAVKRLSRSSAQGTEEFKNEIALVAKLQHRNLVRLLGFCLEGDERILIYEFVTNKSLDYFLFDPEKQPLLDWSRRYKIIGGIARGLLYLHEDSRLRIIHRDLKASNVLVDRNMNPKIADFGMARLFGVDQSEGNTSKIAGTYGYMAPEYALHGLFSVKSDVFSFGVLILEILSGKKNSQFNQAHGGDDLLSYAWRQWRDGTPLALVDPAIGDTYSRNEVIQSIHVGLLCVQDEIEQRPTMASIVLMLNSNSITLPAPNPPAYFGRSRTQSSPNDLPVSDTSTGTKSPPNPSINGVSITELDPR